One region of Solanum pennellii chromosome 6, SPENNV200 genomic DNA includes:
- the LOC114073856 gene encoding receptor-like protein 35: MERICNLLFALAVFIMLHHHTSSLANITTDQAALLALKSHISSDPNNILARNWSSSSPVCSWIGITCSSRHHRVTALNISSMQLHGTIPPHLGNLSFLVSLNIHNNTFHGDFPKELTHLKRLKSISVTRNNFTGAILSSLSLLPNLRFVYLSMNQFSGEIPSSISNITKLEVLSMQRNFLEGEIPREFGDLRYLTFLDLQYNQLSGSIPTSIFNITTMKILGLTYNNLTGQLPTTICDHLPNLEWLCLSKNYIGGVIPPNLENCRKLQILSLSYNEFIGIVPRVLANLTSLTELYIRALHLEGSVIFYKKNENVLPFLSSAKLATHTFP; encoded by the coding sequence ATGGAAAGAATTTGCAATCTTCTGTTTGCTCTTGCAGTTTTCATTATGCTTCATCATCATACTTCTTCACTTGCTAATATTACCACCGATCAAGCCGCTCTTCTTGCACTGAAATCGCACATTTCTTCTGATCCTAACAACATCCTAGCAAGAAACTGGTCTTCTTCCAGCCCAGTTTGCAGCTGGATTGGAATCACTTGCAGCTCCCGCCACCACCGAGTCACTGCTTTAAACATTTCAAGCATGCAACTTCATGGTACCATACCTCCACACCTCGGAAACCTCTCATTTCTTGTTTCCCTCAACATTCATAACAACACATTCCATGGAGATTTTCCAAAAGAGTTGACCCATTTAAAAAGGTTAAAATCGATTAGTGTCACAAGAAATAACTTCACTGGAGCCATTCTATCATCTTTAAGTTTGTTACCAAACCTACGCTTTGTGTATCTTTCAATGAATCAATTTTCGGGAGAAATTCCCTCTTCCATTTCTAATATAACAAAGCTGGAAGTGTTGAGTATGCAACGTAATTTTCTCGAAGGAGAGATCCCTCGAGAATTCGGTGATCTTCGCTATCTGACCTTTTTAGATCTGCAATATAATCAACTTAGTGGCTCTATACCAACATCAATCTTCAACATTACGACGATGAAAATCCTTGGTCTTACCTATAACAATCTCACTGGTCAGCTTCCAACAACTATATGCGACCATCTTCCAAATTTGGAATGGCTTTGCCTCTCAAAAAACTACATAGGTGGTGTTATTCCACCGAACTTAGAAAATTGCAGAAAGCTTCAAATCTTGTCATTGTCTTACAATGAGTTTATTGGAATCGTACCAAGAGTGTTAGCTAACCTAACATCTCTTACGGAATTGTATATTAGAGCTCTGCATTTAGAAGGTAGtgttatattttataagaaaaatgaaaatgttcttccttttctctctTCCGCAAAACTGGCAACTCACACATTTCCCTAA